In Nerophis lumbriciformis linkage group LG01, RoL_Nlum_v2.1, whole genome shotgun sequence, the genomic stretch TGCCTAAAGAGATGACGGGCAAGTATCGTGCCAAGATGAAAGCAGAACAGCAGAGCTGAGAAGAAAATAATTGTCATAAAGAGACTGGCCTTTAGAATAGGATCCTCCAAGTAGAGAATTTGACATCACAGTTTGGAGTTTGTTGGTGATAAAGAATCCAAAATGGTGGATTCACATGTAAACACCTGACAAATCTTGCTTTCATACACAAAGTATGTGTCATTAAAACATACTGTATACCTGTGAAAAACATTGTTCATTTGAAATAGAATACAGAATAAATgaattttacatgtaaaaaaaaaaaaaaggaacaccaATTTTACTTGTTTATTTGTGCTCAGGCGTTAAATTTGTCGAAAATGTTCGGCGCTTCTAATGACTAACAGTAAGTCTGTTAGCCCAAGAAGAAGTTGACAGATATAAAAGGTTTAGTGATAATACTGGCTGGCATTCATTCAACGTTCATGCATTGGAGAAGCAGCAAGCATGTGCAATGTGCGGCCACAGCGAGCTGGAGGGAAGTAACCACTGGACAGATGCTTGTCACACAGATCTCTTGAAAAAGCACAGAACAAGAACACTGAATGTTGCATAATGCTAATCTAGCATCTTCAGtatgaatgttaaaaaaaaaaaagcaatagtaGTGCTTGAAACAGTACAAATATTAGCATAGAGACCATTTTCTCATTCACCTGATAAACCTCCacaatgtttttacatttacatttttgttcGATGCATATTACACTGCTGGTGGATACTTCCTCACATGTGGCTGACAGACCTTGTAGTTTTCCAATTGTCCTAAACTCTGCACTCCAAATGTTTGCTAGCAGACAGATACACAAAAGTGACGAAATAGCCAAAATAGTGATAATCGCATGGTAATTGTTTAAAATGTGTCAAAATTGATCATTAAAACAGACAACTTTAAATGCATGTTTAAAGCATACTATCAAGGTACAGGACAGTAATATGATGAGCATTACCATTTAGTATAACGTGTCTTGAAATCCCCCACATATCTAATTAACATGATTCTTTTCATCTTTTTTCGACTGCTTGTCCTGTCCAGTGTCACGGCTGAGGCAGACAACGCCCATTATTCACAAGGAAACACATGATCCCTTTCCTTTAAACTGGTGGAATATGTTCACAATTGTGCAATATTGTGTCATTAAGAGTGGTTTGAATACGGTGGAGGAAATGAGGTGAGATCCACAGAACGTGGACGCAGTGATGTCAACCTCATCCACAGAGGACCTTTTGAATGGAGCAGCATCACTGCTTGTTTCTCTTCTGTTCCTGCAGAGTGCGCTGTAGCTCTCTTAGGTTCTCCGACAACAGCTGCACTTCATCAAGCCGACCGCTGAGCTTGGCATCGAAAATGTAGGCCCTGATGTTGTCGATCTGCTGCAGCAGCAGCTCTTCCTCTATCATGTCCACATCGGGTGGAGCCTCATCATCATAGTCAAAAGGGTTGGTCGAGGCAGGCTTAGAATGGTCCGAGGCCTCCATGAAGGGGTTGCTGTGGTCTGTATCTTCGTCTTCCTCAAAAGGGTTCCCAGGAACATGGTCACCCTGTGCCTCTTCCTCCGCTACCTCAAAAGGGTTGCCGGGAACATGGTCACTCTGTGCGTCCTTTTCCGCTACCTCAAAGGGGTTGCCGGGACCCTGGTCAGCCTGTGCATCGTCCTCTGCTACCTCAAAAGGGTTGATGGGAACATGGTCAGCCTGTGCGTCCTCCTCTGCCTTTGCTTCGTCAAAAGGGTCATATTCTTTCTTTTCATTTAAGCTTCTCAGCCGAGGAGGAGATTCTTCCTGGTTTACAGGTAAAGCAATAATGGAGCTCTCATCTTCTAGGGTGATATCGTCTTCTCTGCTGCCCGCTTCCTGAAAATTACCTTGAAGACTGATATCCAAAGTTCTCTCCCACGTGACGGCAGGTGGAATGGAGGCCACAGTGGGGCCCCTGTGCTCCCTCTCCTCTCGCTCCCAAGCCTCCAAACGGAGCAACTCACCCTGCTGCAAGTTCTCTTCTTCAGCCAGCTTCTGAGAGAGCGCGATGGCCAGGCTGGTCTGCTGCTGGTCATATTCATCCTGCAGCTGACGCAAGTTCTCCTCCAGCATCGCCACCTCATCTGCTTTCTGGGCTTCACGAGCCTGCCTAAGAAAGGACTGAATGTTGTTGATCTGCTGCAGGAGGGGGTCGTCCAGCTCACTGCGTGCATGGCCTGAGTCCGAAGAGGGCAACCAGCCTCCAGCTTTGGTCATGCGAGGCACTCTGGGGCCCTGAAGCAGCTCTCCGTTGGTGCTGGCAGGCACACGGTTCTTCTCAGACTCCTGCCTCCTCTTCGAGGCGTCCTGAACTGCCTGTGaggcaaaaaaatataaacaactgGCGTGACCAGCAAAATGTCCACCAAACAACACCTTACCAGTCTCTCTTGTTGGAGTATTTTCTCCTGCTCCTCTTTTCTCTTTTCTTTAAGCTCCTCATATTTGTCCTTAGTTGGTAAGGACATGAGCCCCAACAGCTTCTCCTTTtaggaagaataaatgtgttgaaTTATTTGTAATAATGATTGTTCAGTTATTTTCTGAGCTTCACCTGGACAAACAGTGTGGCTGTGTAGCGCACCATCTTCTGCAGCTGCAGCACCTTTGGATGCGGCTGTGGCTCGTCTTTTATTCCCAGAGTTAAAATCTTTTTACTGAGGAAAGACCGCAAAGGCTAAGGTTGATGTTAAACGAGTTCAACTTTGACGTTCAAAACCGATACCTTAGCGCATCAATCAGTTCGTAGTATTTCTGTACTTCCAGTCTAAGTCCACTTGCTGTGTCGAGATTGTATGTGGTCTCTCCAGCGCTATGGAAGAAGGCAGTCAGCATCAAATCATGTCAGAAATTGCAGTGAGATGAGCCCAAACGAGTGTCACCTGAGCGATTCAGCCATTCTGATATATTCTGGAGCCTTTTCATCCACCTTCTCCATGCACATCCTCAGCCTCTGAGAGGAAGTCACATGTCAGTGAACAACCACGTCAAGATGAATACAAAAGAGTAAATTCCTCAGACCTTCATGGTATGTTATAGGAAGACTGACCTCGTACAGTTTGACTATGTCAGGCACAAAGTCTTTCTCTTCCAATTTCTGCTGCCTCTTCAACAGTTTGTCCATACAGTGGTGGCAGCAGCGGATCTTATCGTCATCCTTCTCTTCCAACATGGAGGTGACGCTGCTCAGGCTGCTGATGCTGCCTCTCCTGGAGCCCATGCTGCTGCCACTGCCTATAGGGGGGGATTGAGACTGACTGTGTCTCCCGGGTACGCTTAGAGCCTCTCGTGTACCATTAATCAGCTTTTCTGTAAGAAAGCGAATGAAAGGGTGTACAAGTCATGTAATAAAAAGGAAAtcatgttaaaaaattaaacactGACACCATAAAGCACACATACACAATTTaatgattcaataaaaaaaaagtttcaaaaagtCCGTAAAGATTATAACTCAAGTTAGATTGACAGTTGGTAAATCAGTTATATGCCTTGCTAGCTAAATAAAGTAATATTAAAGACATAGTATTTGCAGTTCTAAACTCCTGCACAATAACCAACATTGTTAAATGTCGGCATCAATCAAGTCTGAGCTGAATAAAGGGAGATTCtcattgtttttatgttattacatAGATGTACATAATTTACAGTTGCACTCAAAATTATTAAACCTTTATTGTAAATTATGTGTATTTGCAAAGATTATGAACTTGCAGTGGTTTGCTTTAAACCAACACAAAAACCGTTTAAGGAGGACCTCTGATGAATTTTGTCTTTTGTGtcttataaatgttacaatgttggatacttcagGTAAAAAATGCTAAAGCATCAAattataaggttcatgcatttggacCTGAGCTTAAACctggttttggatgcctctgcccATTGGGTTGGGTACaaagcccgtttccatatgagttgggaaattgtgttagatgtaaatataaacggaatacaatgatttgcaaatcattttcaacccatattcagttgaatatgctacaaagacaacataattgatgttcaaactgatacatttttaaatttaaatttttttgaaaataatcatttactttagaatttgatgccagcaacacgtgacaaagaagttggaaaaggtggcaataaatactgataaagttgaggaatgctcatcaaacacttatttggaacatcccacaggtgtgcaggctaattgggaacaggtgggtggcatgattgggtataaaaacagcttcccaaacaatgctcagtctttcacaagaaaggatggggcgaggtacacccctttgtacacaactgcatgagcaaagagtcaaacagtttaagaacaacgtttctcaaagtgcaattgcaagaaatttagggatttcaacatctacggtccataatatcatcaaaaggttcagagaatctggagaaatcactgcaggcacgcggcatggccggaaaccaacattgaatgaccgtgaccttcgatccctcagacggcactgtatcaaaaaccgacatcaatctctaaaggttatcaccacatgggctcaggaacacttcagaaaaccactgtcactaaatacagttcgtcgctacatctgtaagtgcaagttaaagctctactatgcaaagcgaaaaccatttatcaacaacatccagaaacgccgccggcttctctgggctcgagattatctaagatggactcatgcaaagtggaaaagtgttctgtggtctgacgagtccatatttcaaattgtttttggaaatattcgacatcgtgtcatccggaccaaaggggaagcgaaccatccagactattattgacgcaaagttcaaaagccagcatctgtgatggtatgggggtgcattagtgtccaaggcatgggtaacttacacatctgtgaaagcaccattaatgctgaaaggtacatacaggttttggaacaacatatgctgccatctaagcgccgtctttttcatggacgcccctgcttatttcatcaagacaatgccaagccacattcagcacgtgttacaacagcgtggcttcgtaaaaaaagagtgtgggtactttcctggactgcctgcagtccagacctgtctcccatcgaaaatgtgtggcgcattatgaagcgtaaaatacgacagcggagaccccggactgttgaacgactgaagctctacataaaacaagaatgtgaaagaattccacgttcaa encodes the following:
- the rbsn gene encoding rabenosyn-5, whose product is MVCTPCDTRSGEGLPRRPPPCTTRAAAIMASSYPTPFEGTGEVKEGFLCPLCLKDLQSFYQLQGHYEEEHSGDDRHVRGQLKSLVQKAIKAKDKLLKRDGDDRPDAGSYESFYYGGVDPYMWEPQELGATRNHLEFFKKHRAARIDHYVIEVNKLIIRLEKLTSFDRTNSDAAKIRAIEKSVVSWVNDSDVPFCPDCGNKFNIRNRRHHCRLCGSIMCRKCMESVPLPLAQKLINGTREALSVPGRHSQSQSPPIGSGSSMGSRRGSISSLSSVTSMLEEKDDDKIRCCHHCMDKLLKRQQKLEEKDFVPDIVKLYERLRMCMEKVDEKAPEYIRMAESLSAGETTYNLDTASGLRLEVQKYYELIDALSKKILTLGIKDEPQPHPKVLQLQKMVRYTATLFVQEKLLGLMSLPTKDKYEELKEKRKEEQEKILQQERLAVQDASKRRQESEKNRVPASTNGELLQGPRVPRMTKAGGWLPSSDSGHARSELDDPLLQQINNIQSFLRQAREAQKADEVAMLEENLRQLQDEYDQQQTSLAIALSQKLAEEENLQQGELLRLEAWEREEREHRGPTVASIPPAVTWERTLDISLQGNFQEAGSREDDITLEDESSIIALPVNQEESPPRLRSLNEKKEYDPFDEAKAEEDAQADHVPINPFEVAEDDAQADQGPGNPFEVAEKDAQSDHVPGNPFEVAEEEAQGDHVPGNPFEEDEDTDHSNPFMEASDHSKPASTNPFDYDDEAPPDVDMIEEELLLQQIDNIRAYIFDAKLSGRLDEVQLLSENLRELQRTLQEQKRNKQ